A single Fusobacterium hominis DNA region contains:
- a CDS encoding LysR family transcriptional regulator has protein sequence MLDFRVETFLELCKTRSYTKTAENLHITQPAVTQHIKLLEDFYKCKLFNYNKKTLSMTEQGKRLYKYLLTLSADAKKIQDEISEYSSSEETVYFGATLTIGEYAMPKIIEEVAREFPDININFMIRDTKELLNELKNGNIEFALIEGFFEKTDYEFHVFAKESFIGVCSSKNKLALKKCTFEDLFKERLILREPGSGSRDIFEKILYENNLSINNFKHKYEIENINVIKELVLNDIGISFLYKKAVENEVKSGKLSVIQINNKEEEREFNFVFMKNSFHKEEYKNWFDIMQKIFNNIYAG, from the coding sequence ATGCTGGACTTTAGAGTAGAAACATTTTTAGAATTATGCAAAACAAGAAGCTACACAAAAACTGCAGAAAATTTACATATAACACAACCTGCAGTTACACAGCATATAAAATTATTAGAGGATTTTTATAAATGTAAACTATTTAATTATAATAAAAAAACATTATCTATGACAGAACAGGGGAAAAGACTATACAAATATTTATTGACACTGAGTGCAGATGCTAAAAAAATTCAAGATGAAATATCTGAGTATAGTAGTAGTGAAGAGACAGTTTATTTTGGAGCAACACTAACAATAGGTGAATATGCAATGCCTAAAATAATTGAAGAAGTTGCAAGAGAATTTCCAGATATCAATATAAATTTTATGATACGTGACACAAAAGAATTGTTAAATGAATTAAAAAATGGGAATATAGAGTTTGCATTAATAGAGGGATTTTTTGAAAAGACTGATTATGAGTTCCATGTTTTTGCAAAAGAAAGTTTTATAGGAGTATGTTCTTCTAAAAATAAGTTAGCTTTGAAAAAATGTACTTTTGAGGATTTGTTTAAGGAAAGATTAATTCTTCGTGAACCTGGCTCTGGAAGCAGAGATATTTTTGAAAAAATATTATATGAGAATAATCTTTCAATTAATAATTTTAAACATAAATATGAAATTGAAAATATCAATGTGATAAAAGAGTTGGTATTAAATGATATAGGGATTTCTTTTTTATATAAAAAGGCAGTAGAAAATGAAGTAAAAAGTGGTAAATTATCAGTTATTCAAATTAATAACAAAGAAGAGGAAAGAGAGTTTAATTTTGTATTTATGAAAAATAGCTTTCATAAGGAAGAGTATAAAAACTGGTTTGATATTATGCAAAAAATATTTAATAATATATATGCAGGGTAG
- a CDS encoding aminopeptidase P family protein codes for MKIADRVLKLRELMREKGIDVYIVPSVDFHQSEYVGEYFKCREWISGFTGSAGTVVVTHEMAGLWTDGRYFIQAAKQLEGTGIQLFKMGEPGVPSFIEFIVENIKKGQCVGFDGKVMSVSQVNDLKSKFQEDIKINSDYDLIDMLWTDRPDMASSKAFVLDTKYCGEDIQSKLSRIREALEKENCDINIISSLDDIAWIFNLRGNDVKNNPVNLAYAIITADKAILYIDDRKLDNSVEEYLYENHVDVREYFEIYEDAELISSSEVVMMDFNKTNFTIYNRIKDVVKIINRPNPSNLMKACKNEVELENLRKCHLRDGVAVTKFMHWLKNQVSQEKITEMSASEILEGFRKDQDLYIEPSFDTISAYGANAAMMHYKATKDSDATLKPYGLLLVDSGGQYYDGTTDITRTFVLGECSYEIKKHFTLVLKGMIKLSKAKFLYGATGTNLDILARQSLWEQGIDYKCGTGHGVGFLLNVHEGPQGIRFQYNSQRLEEGMNVTNEPGVYIEGSHGIRLENELIVQKDLKTEFGQFMKFETMTYVPLDLDGIIPELLSEDEKEFLNNYHRMVREKLSPYFDESEIDWLKEYTREI; via the coding sequence GTGAAAATAGCAGATAGGGTACTAAAATTGAGAGAATTGATGAGAGAAAAAGGAATTGATGTTTATATAGTTCCATCGGTAGACTTTCATCAAAGTGAGTATGTAGGAGAATATTTTAAATGTAGAGAGTGGATCTCTGGATTTACAGGTTCTGCAGGAACAGTTGTAGTAACCCATGAAATGGCTGGATTATGGACTGATGGAAGATATTTTATTCAAGCTGCAAAACAATTAGAAGGAACAGGAATACAATTATTTAAAATGGGTGAACCAGGAGTTCCATCTTTTATTGAATTTATTGTAGAAAATATAAAAAAAGGTCAATGTGTAGGATTTGATGGAAAAGTTATGAGTGTATCTCAAGTAAATGATTTGAAATCAAAGTTTCAAGAGGATATTAAAATAAACTCAGATTATGACTTGATAGATATGTTGTGGACTGATCGTCCTGATATGGCTTCTTCTAAAGCTTTTGTTTTAGATACTAAATACTGTGGAGAAGATATTCAAAGTAAATTATCTAGAATAAGAGAAGCTCTTGAAAAAGAAAATTGTGATATAAATATTATATCTTCTCTTGATGACATAGCTTGGATTTTTAATTTGAGAGGAAATGATGTAAAAAACAATCCAGTTAATTTAGCATATGCTATTATTACAGCAGATAAAGCTATTCTTTATATAGATGATAGAAAACTTGATAATAGTGTTGAAGAGTATTTGTATGAAAATCACGTAGACGTAAGAGAATATTTTGAAATATATGAAGATGCAGAATTAATATCAAGCTCTGAAGTGGTTATGATGGATTTTAATAAAACAAACTTTACTATATATAATAGAATAAAAGATGTGGTAAAGATAATAAATAGACCAAATCCAAGTAATTTAATGAAAGCTTGTAAAAATGAAGTAGAGCTAGAAAATCTTAGAAAGTGTCATTTAAGAGATGGAGTAGCAGTTACTAAATTTATGCACTGGTTAAAAAATCAAGTGTCACAAGAAAAAATAACAGAAATGTCAGCTTCTGAAATATTAGAAGGATTTAGAAAAGATCAAGATTTATATATTGAACCAAGTTTTGATACAATAAGTGCTTATGGAGCTAATGCTGCTATGATGCACTATAAAGCAACAAAAGATAGCGACGCTACATTAAAACCATATGGACTGTTATTAGTAGATTCTGGAGGACAATATTATGATGGAACGACAGATATCACAAGAACATTTGTCTTAGGTGAATGTAGTTATGAGATAAAAAAACATTTTACCTTAGTTTTAAAAGGAATGATAAAATTATCAAAAGCTAAATTTTTATATGGTGCCACAGGTACAAATTTAGATATTCTAGCAAGACAATCTCTATGGGAACAAGGAATTGATTATAAATGTGGAACAGGGCATGGAGTTGGATTTTTATTAAATGTTCATGAAGGACCACAAGGAATTAGATTTCAATATAACTCTCAAAGATTAGAAGAGGGAATGAATGTAACTAATGAACCTGGTGTTTATATTGAAGGATCTCATGGAATAAGACTAGAAAATGAATTAATAGTTCAAAAAGATCTAAAAACTGAGTTTGGACAATTTATGAAATTTGAAACAATGACTTATGTTCCATTAGATTTAGATGGTATAATACCTGAGCTATTATCAGAAGATGAAAAAGAATTTTTAAATAACTATCATAGAATGGTAAGAGAAAAGTTATCTCCTTATTTTGATGAATCTGAAATAGATTGGTTAAAAGAATATACAAGAGAGATTTAA
- a CDS encoding acyl-CoA dehydrogenase family protein: MNFKFSDEQKLFLNMVSDIAKTDVASIATITDKESKFPTETIKKLAENGIMGIPFDKKYNGTGLDNLTYVAAVEELSKYCASTGVIMSAHTSLCAWPISEYGNEEQKDKYLKPLAAGEKIGAFGWTESEAGTRTTAIKNGDNYILNGKKVLITNSHEADIFVVFAKTDFETNALTAFIVEKGAKGFTVGEAEDKMGVRGSSTAELYFNDCVVSSKNILGNIGEGLKIAMSTLNGGRIGVAAQAVGIAQGALNEAMNYVRNRMQMGQPISHHQNIQFTIADLQTKIDAARLMTYRAAATKDLKEDYGYMASMAKLFASEVAMEVTTKAVQLFGGNGYSKKFPVERMMRDAKVTEIYEGTSEVQKVVIAGHLNIK; this comes from the coding sequence ATGAATTTTAAATTTTCTGATGAACAAAAACTTTTTCTAAATATGGTATCTGATATTGCTAAAACTGATGTTGCTAGTATTGCAACTATTACTGATAAAGAGTCAAAATTTCCTACAGAAACTATAAAAAAACTAGCTGAAAATGGAATTATGGGAATTCCTTTTGATAAAAAATATAACGGAACTGGACTAGATAATCTAACATATGTAGCTGCTGTTGAAGAATTATCAAAATATTGTGCATCTACTGGAGTTATTATGTCAGCTCACACATCTTTATGTGCTTGGCCTATTTCAGAATATGGAAATGAAGAGCAAAAAGATAAATATCTAAAACCATTGGCTGCTGGAGAAAAAATAGGAGCTTTTGGTTGGACTGAATCAGAAGCAGGAACTAGAACTACTGCTATAAAAAATGGAGATAACTATATTTTAAACGGAAAGAAAGTTCTTATTACAAATTCGCATGAAGCTGATATTTTCGTAGTATTTGCTAAAACTGATTTTGAAACTAATGCATTAACAGCTTTCATAGTAGAAAAAGGAGCTAAGGGATTTACTGTTGGTGAAGCTGAAGATAAAATGGGAGTTAGAGGATCATCTACTGCAGAGCTTTACTTTAATGACTGTGTAGTTTCTTCTAAAAATATCTTAGGTAATATTGGTGAAGGACTTAAAATAGCTATGTCTACACTAAATGGTGGAAGAATTGGAGTTGCCGCTCAAGCAGTTGGTATAGCTCAAGGAGCTTTAAATGAAGCAATGAATTACGTTAGAAATAGAATGCAAATGGGACAACCTATTTCACATCATCAAAATATTCAATTTACAATAGCTGACTTACAAACAAAAATTGATGCTGCTAGACTTATGACTTATAGAGCTGCAGCTACAAAAGATTTAAAAGAAGATTATGGTTATATGGCTTCAATGGCTAAATTATTCGCTTCTGAAGTTGCTATGGAAGTAACTACAAAAGCAGTTCAATTATTCGGTGGAAATGGATATTCTAAAAAATTCCCTGTAGAAAGAATGATGAGAGATGCTAAAGTAACTGAAATTTATGAAGGAACTTCAGAAGTTCAAAAAGTAGTTATTGCTGGGCATCTTAATATAAAATAA
- a CDS encoding potassium/proton antiporter, which translates to MEYKILTCGVLLIISLLSIRLSKKVKVPLLIMFLFIGMLAGSEGIGGIYFDDAAITQNIGNFALIFILFSGALETKKEDVKAALYPSGILATAGVFLTAVFAGLFTYFLTNFTLVEAFLFGAIVSSTDAAAVISMLGDSNLKKRIKSVIEIESGSNDPMAYALILFIMSMVKADGMTIIGGIIFLIRQLVVGAAFGFLFGKLTLPIGKLLKIEREEFLTIHMIAMLFICFSVTNILKGNGFLAIYLMGILVGNQRFGFRLNTLRNLRVISWLMQISMFIILGLLVFPSQLIKFMLVGSVLAILITLVSRMAVVYILLSKFRYTNKEKFFMGWAGLKGAVPIIFSTMAITEGIENSQTMFNLVFYIVVFSVLIQGMTLKPLAKFLKLVDKKEDNEATEIDLEELEELSIKKLYIEKNSEYVDKSIKDISFPKSMHIISIRRENMDIIPNGDVILRAGDKLLMAGL; encoded by the coding sequence ATGGAATATAAAATTTTGACTTGCGGAGTGTTACTTATTATTAGTCTTTTATCAATTAGACTTTCAAAGAAGGTTAAGGTACCTTTACTTATAATGTTTTTATTTATAGGTATGTTAGCAGGGTCAGAAGGTATAGGTGGTATATACTTTGATGATGCTGCAATAACTCAAAATATAGGAAATTTTGCTTTAATATTTATACTTTTTTCAGGGGCATTAGAAACTAAAAAAGAAGATGTGAAAGCAGCACTTTATCCAAGCGGAATACTAGCTACTGCAGGAGTTTTTCTAACTGCTGTTTTTGCAGGACTATTTACATATTTTCTAACTAATTTCACTCTTGTAGAGGCGTTTTTGTTTGGAGCAATAGTATCATCTACTGATGCTGCAGCTGTAATATCAATGCTTGGTGATTCTAATCTTAAAAAAAGGATAAAGAGTGTTATTGAGATAGAATCAGGAAGTAATGATCCAATGGCTTATGCTCTTATTCTATTTATAATGTCTATGGTAAAAGCTGATGGAATGACTATAATTGGAGGAATAATATTTTTAATAAGACAACTTGTAGTTGGGGCAGCTTTTGGATTTTTATTTGGTAAACTTACACTGCCAATTGGGAAATTATTAAAGATTGAAAGAGAAGAATTTTTAACAATTCATATGATAGCTATGCTATTTATTTGTTTTTCAGTAACAAATATTTTAAAGGGAAATGGATTTTTAGCTATTTATCTAATGGGTATTTTAGTTGGAAATCAAAGATTTGGATTTAGACTAAATACACTTAGAAATTTAAGAGTTATTTCTTGGCTTATGCAGATTTCAATGTTTATCATTTTGGGGCTTTTAGTATTCCCAAGTCAGTTGATAAAATTTATGTTAGTTGGAAGTGTACTAGCAATATTAATAACACTAGTTTCAAGAATGGCTGTTGTATATATTCTTCTTAGCAAGTTTAGATATACAAATAAAGAGAAATTTTTTATGGGTTGGGCAGGGTTAAAGGGAGCAGTTCCTATTATATTTTCGACAATGGCAATTACAGAAGGAATAGAAAATTCACAAACTATGTTTAACTTAGTCTTTTATATAGTTGTATTTTCAGTTTTAATTCAGGGAATGACACTAAAACCTTTAGCTAAATTTTTAAAACTTGTAGATAAAAAAGAGGATAACGAAGCTACTGAAATAGATCTTGAAGAGTTAGAAGAATTATCAATAAAAAAATTATATATAGAGAAAAATTCAGAATATGTAGATAAAAGCATAAAAGATATTTCATTTCCTAAAAGTATGCATATTATTTCGATAAGACGTGAAAATATGGATATTATTCCAAATGGAGATGTTATACTTCGGGCAGGAGATAAGCTTTTAATGGCTGGATTATAG
- a CDS encoding VirK/YbjX family protein, producing MINLRKEIAFYTSVMQNGVSKGELSTIKKKIKYIIRNIFLFSYSKKIAQFLLEHKYLKTEVYRYPVLCSKIHRPYVANFFKVKDKVKIITSSYLFLDNHFKDTTLNKLYKNGKIKICDIIGKNDEVFSIYLHLYTNFEKEGEFNLICYNHEKILAKLTFSSADDKIFIGGLQGLAKGESPDILKEATKNLYGIFPKKLIIEALYFMFPNYEKIAIANESHIYLATRYKFKKYRSITANYDEFWESINGTKLSHMWFLPIILERKNIEDIPSKKRSMYNSRFTLLDQMNLSIRNFMKDNKR from the coding sequence GTGATTAATTTGAGAAAAGAAATAGCGTTTTATACATCTGTTATGCAAAATGGAGTTTCAAAAGGCGAACTTAGTACAATCAAGAAAAAGATAAAATATATAATTAGAAATATTTTTTTATTTTCATATTCTAAAAAGATAGCCCAATTTTTACTTGAACATAAATATTTAAAAACAGAAGTTTATAGATATCCTGTTTTATGTTCTAAAATACATAGACCTTATGTAGCTAATTTTTTTAAAGTAAAGGATAAGGTTAAAATTATTACCTCATCCTATCTATTTTTAGATAACCATTTCAAGGACACAACATTAAATAAACTATACAAAAATGGAAAAATAAAGATTTGTGATATTATTGGAAAAAATGATGAAGTTTTTTCTATATATCTACATCTATATACAAACTTTGAAAAAGAAGGTGAGTTTAACTTAATTTGCTATAATCACGAAAAAATATTAGCTAAATTAACTTTTTCATCTGCTGATGATAAAATATTTATTGGCGGTTTACAAGGACTAGCTAAAGGAGAAAGCCCAGATATTTTAAAAGAGGCTACTAAAAATTTATATGGAATTTTTCCAAAAAAATTGATTATCGAGGCTCTGTATTTTATGTTTCCTAATTATGAAAAAATTGCAATTGCAAATGAAAGTCATATTTATCTTGCTACTAGATATAAATTTAAAAAATATAGATCTATAACTGCTAACTATGATGAGTTTTGGGAAAGTATAAATGGTACAAAATTGTCTCACATGTGGTTTTTACCTATAATCCTTGAAAGAAAAAATATTGAAGATATTCCAAGTAAAAAAAGATCTATGTATAATAGTAGATTTACACTACTAGATCAAATGAATCTTTCGATTAGAAACTTTATGAAAGATAATAAAAGATAA
- a CDS encoding glutamine synthetase III family protein gives MNTMLDVFGINYFSELELKNRVPSSIFKKFKAVQLGEAQMSLEVADVIANAVKTWATEKGATHFTHWFQPLTELTAEKHESFISVTSEGTIMSQFSGKDLIKGEADTSSFPNGGLRSTFEARGYTAWDTNSPMFIKGEGVTKSLYIPTAFVGYNGEALDKKVPLLRSIKTIEKEALRIQRLLGDTDTKHVCVTLGVEQEYFLVEKEFWDKRQDLALAGRTLFGNLPPKGQEMNDHYYGTIKERIEIFMSELDAELWKLGVMAKTKHNEVAPNQFEIALMFTSANVAVDQNHLAMDTIKKIANRHGLAALLHEKPFQGVNGSGKHCNWSLSTDTGLNLYNPDTLSNDNFQFLLYTMAVIEGIDRYADVLRACTATPGNDHRLGGHEAPPAIISIFLGEQLQELFENIGKANFQNSTGISETIDIGIPIPKIPKDVSDRNRTSPFAFTGNKFEFRMPGSSASASTPAFMINTIIADILREYADILEKSDPAININKAIIKLIKERYNKHKRIIFNGNGYEKAWVINAQELGLSNLKNTIEGIPVYIREETIALFERNNVLSRNELYSRFKVYSDRYNKQTNIEISTAVKMARNEIYPCIITYITHIAQMINSVREALQEEEYIQFDKEHLIKVIGFKNRLKNTITSLNEGLKKAVLIPDEYERACFYHTELIPILDEMRVIVDSLEILVDKTIWPIPTYYDLLFRL, from the coding sequence ATGAACACTATGTTAGATGTCTTTGGGATCAATTATTTCTCTGAACTTGAATTAAAAAATAGAGTTCCTAGCTCAATTTTTAAAAAATTTAAAGCTGTTCAATTAGGAGAAGCACAGATGTCACTAGAGGTTGCTGATGTTATTGCAAACGCTGTTAAAACATGGGCTACTGAAAAAGGCGCTACTCACTTTACTCACTGGTTTCAACCTCTTACAGAACTTACAGCAGAAAAACATGAATCTTTTATTTCTGTAACATCAGAGGGAACTATTATGTCTCAATTTTCTGGTAAAGATCTTATAAAAGGTGAAGCAGATACGTCATCATTTCCTAATGGTGGATTAAGATCAACTTTTGAAGCTAGAGGTTATACTGCTTGGGATACAAACTCTCCTATGTTTATAAAAGGAGAAGGAGTTACAAAATCTCTATATATACCAACAGCTTTTGTTGGATATAATGGAGAAGCACTAGATAAAAAAGTGCCACTTCTTCGTTCTATTAAAACAATTGAAAAAGAAGCTCTTAGAATTCAAAGATTACTTGGAGATACTGATACTAAACATGTGTGTGTAACGTTAGGTGTAGAACAAGAATACTTTTTAGTTGAAAAAGAATTTTGGGATAAAAGACAAGATTTAGCACTAGCTGGTCGTACACTATTTGGAAATTTACCTCCTAAAGGTCAAGAAATGAATGACCATTACTATGGTACAATCAAGGAAAGAATTGAAATTTTTATGTCAGAACTTGATGCTGAACTTTGGAAATTAGGAGTTATGGCTAAAACAAAACATAATGAAGTTGCACCAAATCAATTTGAAATAGCTCTTATGTTTACTTCTGCAAATGTTGCAGTTGATCAAAATCATTTAGCTATGGATACTATTAAAAAAATTGCAAATAGACATGGACTTGCTGCACTTTTACATGAAAAACCATTTCAAGGTGTAAATGGGTCTGGAAAACATTGCAACTGGTCATTATCTACAGATACAGGTTTAAACTTATATAATCCTGATACACTTTCTAATGATAATTTTCAATTTTTACTTTATACAATGGCTGTAATTGAAGGAATTGATAGATATGCTGATGTACTAAGAGCATGTACTGCAACACCAGGAAATGACCACAGATTAGGAGGTCATGAAGCTCCACCAGCTATAATATCTATATTTTTAGGTGAACAATTACAAGAATTATTTGAAAATATAGGAAAAGCTAATTTTCAAAATTCAACTGGTATAAGTGAAACAATTGATATAGGTATTCCTATTCCTAAAATTCCTAAAGATGTATCAGATAGAAATAGAACATCTCCATTTGCCTTTACAGGAAATAAATTTGAATTTAGAATGCCTGGCTCTAGTGCTTCTGCATCGACTCCAGCATTTATGATAAATACAATTATTGCTGATATTTTAAGAGAATATGCTGATATTTTAGAAAAAAGTGATCCAGCAATAAATATAAATAAAGCTATAATAAAACTTATTAAAGAAAGATATAATAAACACAAAAGAATTATTTTCAATGGAAATGGATATGAAAAAGCTTGGGTTATTAATGCTCAAGAATTAGGACTATCAAACTTAAAAAATACTATAGAAGGTATTCCTGTTTATATTCGTGAAGAGACAATAGCACTTTTTGAAAGAAATAATGTACTTTCTAGAAATGAGTTATATTCAAGATTTAAAGTGTATAGTGATAGATATAACAAACAAACTAATATTGAAATTTCAACAGCTGTTAAAATGGCTAGAAATGAAATTTATCCATGTATAATCACATACATAACTCACATAGCACAGATGATAAACAGTGTTAGAGAAGCTCTTCAAGAAGAAGAATACATTCAATTTGATAAAGAACATTTAATTAAAGTAATTGGATTTAAAAATAGATTAAAAAACACAATTACAAGTCTCAATGAAGGGCTTAAAAAAGCTGTTCTTATTCCTGACGAATACGAAAGAGCTTGTTTTTACCACACAGAACTTATTCCTATATTAGATGAAATGAGAGTTATTGTAGACTCACTTGAAATTCTTGTGGATAAAACTATTTGGCCTATACCTACTTACTACGACTTATTATTTAGACTATAG
- the ptsP gene encoding phosphoenolpyruvate--protein phosphotransferase: MEHLFGKSAYEGVVIGSVYVENNTTEKDDADDIPVYDIQSEKEKLDMALESAISSLEGLKTGLTGEIEKKDLDIIDAHLLLLKDPVYIKDIEVYIEKNLKRADKAVKDVTEKYLGLFKKIDSPIYRQRELDIKDVSNRLLDILRSDEENHKILDGKILVTREIYPTELLKIYKEKIALKGIVMEYGGETSHVAILAKALKIPTLMGVDNIFAHQWNGDIILDTTEDNSCVILNPDENEIEKYTKKQEKMARRIRKINECANLPAITKDGVEINLYLNIGDSERHSDDDVDKSTVEGVGLLRTELIYMKSSEFPSEEKQLYIYREILKDFSRDQSIVIRTLDIGADKQLSYFKMHSETNPFLGLRGIRFSFENEDIFKIQLRAILRLSNEKNIKIMYPMITNLDEVDRANSILDEVKDELRRENIPFNENIEVGIMVEVPSVVLMAEEFAQKIDFFSIGSNDLTQYILAADRLSETVGDMYDSFNPAVLRGIKIIKDAADKYGKKVSVCGEMAGDPRAVVALLSIGIKDLSMVETSIPMIKALIRNLNYQELVLLKNELLKCGNPEKVKNLLKEKIMYLD, from the coding sequence ATGGAGCATTTATTTGGAAAATCAGCTTATGAAGGTGTTGTTATTGGTAGTGTGTATGTTGAAAACAACACTACTGAAAAAGATGATGCAGATGATATTCCCGTGTACGATATACAAAGTGAGAAAGAAAAGTTAGATATGGCTCTAGAAAGTGCAATATCTTCTCTTGAAGGTTTAAAAACAGGATTAACTGGAGAAATTGAGAAAAAAGACTTAGATATAATTGACGCTCATTTACTACTTTTGAAAGATCCTGTCTATATAAAGGACATAGAAGTTTATATAGAAAAAAATTTAAAAAGAGCAGATAAAGCAGTAAAAGATGTAACAGAAAAATATCTTGGACTTTTTAAAAAAATTGATAGTCCAATATATAGACAAAGAGAACTTGATATTAAAGATGTTAGTAATAGATTACTAGATATCTTAAGAAGCGATGAAGAAAATCACAAGATTCTTGATGGGAAGATTTTAGTTACAAGGGAGATATATCCAACAGAACTTTTAAAAATATACAAGGAAAAAATTGCACTTAAAGGAATAGTTATGGAATACGGGGGAGAAACATCTCACGTTGCAATTCTTGCAAAAGCTTTGAAGATACCTACACTTATGGGAGTAGACAATATTTTTGCACATCAATGGAATGGTGATATAATATTAGATACTACAGAGGATAATTCATGTGTTATATTAAATCCTGATGAAAATGAAATTGAAAAATATACAAAGAAACAGGAAAAAATGGCAAGAAGAATAAGAAAAATAAATGAATGTGCAAATCTTCCTGCTATTACTAAAGATGGAGTAGAGATAAATCTTTATTTAAATATAGGAGATAGTGAAAGACATAGCGATGATGATGTTGATAAAAGCACTGTAGAGGGAGTAGGACTTTTAAGAACAGAACTTATATATATGAAAAGTAGTGAGTTTCCAAGTGAAGAAAAACAACTTTATATATATAGAGAAATTTTAAAAGATTTTAGTCGCGATCAAAGTATAGTAATTAGAACTTTAGATATAGGTGCAGATAAGCAACTTAGTTATTTTAAAATGCACAGTGAAACAAATCCTTTTTTAGGACTAAGAGGAATAAGATTTTCTTTTGAAAATGAAGATATATTTAAAATTCAATTGAGAGCTATATTAAGACTTTCAAATGAAAAAAATATCAAGATAATGTATCCGATGATTACAAATCTTGATGAAGTTGATCGTGCAAATAGTATTTTAGATGAAGTAAAAGATGAACTTAGAAGAGAAAATATCCCTTTTAATGAAAATATTGAAGTAGGAATAATGGTAGAGGTTCCGTCTGTAGTTCTTATGGCAGAGGAATTTGCTCAAAAAATTGATTTTTTCAGTATAGGGAGCAATGATTTAACACAGTATATTTTAGCAGCAGATAGATTATCAGAAACAGTTGGAGATATGTATGATTCCTTTAATCCAGCAGTGTTACGTGGAATAAAGATAATAAAAGATGCAGCTGATAAGTATGGCAAAAAAGTATCTGTTTGTGGAGAGATGGCTGGAGATCCAAGAGCTGTTGTTGCTTTATTAAGTATTGGAATAAAAGACTTAAGTATGGTTGAAACTTCAATTCCAATGATCAAAGCACTTATTAGAAATCTAAATTATCAAGAGCTTGTTTTATTAAAAAATGAACTTTTAAAATGTGGAAATCCAGAAAAAGTAAAAAATCTTCTTAAAGAAAAAATAATGTATTTGGATTAG